Proteins encoded in a region of the Candidatus Hydrogenedentota bacterium genome:
- the glmS gene encoding glutamine--fructose-6-phosphate transaminase (isomerizing): protein MCGIVGYIGDKSPVEVIMTGLHRLEYRGYDSSGVAVVGENGLDCVKSVGKLKIMDQKLEEHPLKGNLGIGHTRWATHGVPSEANSHPHFNGAKTIAVVHNGIIENYYDLREQLQAAGVVFRSQTDTEVIAHLVDKYYQGDLFAAVKRALKDCEGAYAIGVICKDNPDVLVAARHGSPLIVGLGENEGYIGSDVPAIMKYTRNVMYIENGHVCEITRAGVKIEDVDGNPVSMEVKTVEWDDAAAEKEGYPHFMLKEIHQQGAVLRNTLAGRIDEHSDSVRLTDMNISADELKACNKIFIVACGTAWHAGMVGKFLIEKFAKVSVELDLASEFRYRDPIIPPNSIMIPVSQSGETADTLEAIRIAKSRGAKVASIVNAVGSSVARESHGVVYQQAGPEIGVASTKAYTSQCMCFALFTIWLGQVRGTLDKDQVAMMIRELRTVPNKVDEILKNQDKVKELANRPEYRDAVGAFYLGRNYNFPSALEGALKLKEISYIHAEGYAAGEMKHGPIALVTSTFPVVCVAVKGETYEKMVSNIQEIRARAGLIISVATEGDESIQ from the coding sequence ATGTGCGGAATCGTAGGGTACATCGGGGACAAGAGCCCGGTTGAAGTCATCATGACCGGCCTGCACCGGCTCGAATACCGGGGGTACGACTCCTCCGGCGTCGCCGTCGTCGGCGAGAACGGCCTCGACTGCGTCAAGAGCGTGGGCAAGCTGAAGATCATGGACCAGAAGCTTGAGGAGCACCCGCTGAAGGGCAACCTCGGCATCGGCCACACCCGCTGGGCCACCCACGGCGTGCCGAGCGAGGCGAACTCCCACCCGCACTTCAACGGCGCCAAGACCATCGCGGTCGTCCACAACGGCATCATCGAGAACTACTACGATCTGCGCGAGCAGCTCCAGGCCGCGGGCGTCGTCTTCCGCAGCCAGACGGACACCGAGGTCATCGCGCACCTGGTGGACAAGTACTACCAGGGCGACCTCTTCGCGGCGGTCAAGCGCGCGCTGAAGGACTGCGAGGGCGCCTACGCCATCGGCGTCATCTGCAAGGACAACCCGGACGTGCTCGTGGCCGCGCGCCACGGCAGCCCGCTCATCGTCGGCCTCGGCGAGAACGAGGGCTACATCGGCTCCGACGTGCCCGCGATCATGAAGTACACGCGGAATGTCATGTACATCGAGAACGGCCACGTGTGCGAGATCACCCGCGCGGGCGTGAAGATTGAGGACGTGGACGGGAACCCGGTCTCGATGGAGGTCAAGACCGTCGAGTGGGACGACGCGGCCGCCGAGAAGGAGGGCTACCCCCACTTCATGCTCAAGGAGATCCACCAGCAGGGCGCGGTGCTCCGCAACACGCTGGCCGGCCGCATTGACGAGCACTCCGACTCCGTGCGCCTCACGGACATGAACATCTCCGCCGACGAGCTCAAGGCCTGCAACAAGATCTTCATCGTGGCCTGCGGCACCGCGTGGCACGCCGGCATGGTCGGCAAGTTCCTCATCGAGAAGTTCGCCAAGGTCTCCGTCGAGCTCGACCTCGCGTCCGAGTTCCGCTACCGCGACCCGATCATCCCGCCGAACAGCATCATGATCCCCGTGTCGCAGTCCGGCGAGACGGCCGACACCCTGGAGGCCATCCGCATCGCCAAGAGCCGCGGCGCCAAGGTCGCGTCCATCGTGAACGCCGTCGGGTCCTCCGTGGCCCGCGAGTCCCACGGCGTCGTCTACCAGCAGGCCGGCCCCGAGATCGGCGTCGCCTCCACCAAGGCCTACACCTCCCAGTGCATGTGCTTCGCCCTGTTCACCATCTGGCTCGGCCAGGTGCGCGGCACCCTGGACAAGGACCAGGTCGCCATGATGATCCGCGAGCTGCGGACGGTCCCGAACAAGGTGGACGAAATTCTGAAGAACCAGGACAAGGTGAAGGAGCTGGCGAACCGGCCCGAGTACCGCGACGCCGTCGGCGCCTTCTATCTCGGCCGCAACTACAACTTCCCGTCGGCCCTTGAGGGCGCGCTCAAGCTCAAGGAGATCTCCTACATCCACGCCGAGGGCTACGCCGCCGGCGAGATGAAG
- a CDS encoding fructose-bisphosphate aldolase class II, which produces MPQVPMRQILDEAAKGGYGVGAFNVNNMEQIQAIMEAANETNSPVIIQASCGALKYSKMIYLKKLMEAAAEEYPHIPLAVHLDHGRDMGTCLEAIALGFTSVMIDGSLLADGKTVATYEQNVEITKRVVEIAHMFGVTVEGELGALGGIEDGHGAGLSDDQLQDHLTKPEQAEEFVALTGVDALAVSIGTSHGAFKSTVKDADGNVLPPTLAMDRIREIHKRMPNCHMVMHGSSSVPKALVDIINQYGGNMPGTAGIPVEKIREGIDHGVRKVNVDTDSRLAMTGAIRKVFVETPGKFDPRDYLKPAREAAKQVYLDRMVAFGQAGHADDYKPMSLEAAKKLYKK; this is translated from the coding sequence GGCCGCCAAGGGCGGGTACGGCGTTGGCGCGTTCAACGTCAACAACATGGAGCAGATCCAGGCGATCATGGAGGCTGCGAACGAGACCAACAGCCCCGTGATCATCCAGGCGAGCTGCGGCGCCCTGAAGTACAGCAAGATGATCTACCTCAAGAAGCTCATGGAGGCGGCCGCCGAAGAGTACCCGCACATCCCGCTGGCGGTCCACCTGGACCACGGCCGCGACATGGGGACCTGCCTGGAGGCCATCGCGCTCGGCTTCACCTCCGTCATGATTGACGGCTCCCTGCTGGCCGACGGCAAGACCGTGGCGACCTACGAGCAGAACGTCGAGATCACGAAGCGCGTGGTCGAGATCGCCCACATGTTCGGCGTGACGGTCGAGGGCGAGCTGGGCGCGCTGGGCGGGATCGAGGACGGCCACGGCGCCGGCCTCTCCGACGACCAGCTCCAGGACCACCTCACGAAGCCGGAGCAGGCCGAGGAGTTCGTCGCGTTGACGGGCGTGGACGCGCTGGCCGTCTCCATCGGCACCAGCCACGGCGCCTTCAAGTCCACGGTCAAGGACGCGGACGGCAACGTGCTGCCCCCGACGCTGGCCATGGACCGCATCCGCGAGATCCACAAGCGCATGCCGAACTGCCACATGGTCATGCACGGCTCCTCGTCGGTCCCGAAGGCGCTGGTGGACATCATCAACCAGTACGGCGGGAACATGCCCGGCACGGCCGGCATCCCGGTCGAGAAGATCCGCGAGGGCATTGACCACGGCGTGCGCAAGGTCAACGTGGACACGGACAGCCGCCTGGCCATGACCGGCGCGATCCGCAAGGTCTTCGTCGAGACCCCCGGCAAGTTCGACCCGCGCGACTACCTGAAGCCGGCCCGCGAGGCGGCCAAGCAGGTCTACCTCGACCGCATGGTGGCCTTCGGCCAGGCGGGGCACGCGGACGACTACAAGCCCATGTCCCTCGAGGCCGCGAAGAAGCTGTACAAGAAGTAG